A segment of the Anopheles cruzii chromosome 2, idAnoCruzAS_RS32_06, whole genome shotgun sequence genome:
AGATGGACTCTCCCGtcacgccaccgccgtcgaccAAAAGCGATCAAATGGCCACGACAGCAACGACCAGCAGTGCGACCGGACAGAACAATCTCACCAACAGTAGCCCATCGATCGACAATCCGTACCTTCGCGCTGCGACGATACCTCGCAAAGTGAAACCCGATCCCGTGTACTAACCCGAATAAAAagaattattcaattttcaatctTTTATCAAATGTACAAATTGTGTCCCCGTCCACAGGCGGAACATTGGGGTGCTTACATCTAATGCACTCTAAAGGTCACTCTCTGTCCCGTTCGCTCGATTCAGGCAGCGCAGCGAATGAAAACTGTGTGAAGAGACTCTTCCGAAAAGCTGGGAGGAAGGCTGAAGATTCACTTCATCAGACCCCATTCGAGCTGAACTGACCGACCAGTCGCCTTCGTCGGCCACGTTTAGGCAGCTTCCTTGGCGAGACGTTCGGCCTTCTCGACGACCTCCTCGATGGGGCCGACCATGTAGAAGGCAACCTCGGGCAGATGGTCGAGCTCGCCGTTCAGGATCTTGGTGAATCCCTTGATGGTTTCCTCCAGCGGGACCAGCTTGCCGGCGTGGCCAGTGAACACCTCGGCCACCTGGAAGGGCTGCGACAGGAAACGCTGGATCTTGCGGGCGCGCGACACGGTCAGCTTGTCCTCCTCGGACAACTCGTCCATACCCAGGATGGCGATGATGTCCTGCAGCGACTTGTAGTCCTGGAGGATCTTCTGCACGCCACGGGCAATGTTGTAGTGCTCGGCTCCGATAATGTTCGGGTCCATAATACGGGACGTCGAATCTAGCGGATCCACGGCCGGGTAGATACCCAGCTCGGCGATGGCACGCGACAGCACAGTGGTGGCGTCCAAATGGGCGAAGGTagtggccggagccggatcggTCAGATCGTCAGCCGGCACGTAGATGGCCTGCACCGAGGTGATGGATcccttcttcgtcgtcgtgatgcGCTCCTGCATGCTACCCATGTCCGTGGCCAGAGTCGGCTGGTAACCGACGGCGGACGGGATACGACCCAGCAGGGCGGACACCTCCGAACCGGCCTGGGTGAAGCGGAAGATGTTGTCGATGAACAGCAGCACATCCTGACCCTCCTGGTCACGGAAGTACTCGGCCACGGTCAGTCCGGTCAGGGcgacacgggcacgggcgccGGGCGGCTCGTTCATCTGGCCGTACACCAGGGCGACCTTCGACGTCTTGTCCTTCAGCGAGATGACACCGCCTTCAATCATCTCGTTGTACAGATCGTTACCCTCGCGGGTGCGCTCTCCGACTCCGGCGAACACGGAGTAACCACCATGGGCCTTGGCCACGTTGTTGATCAGCTCCATGATCAGTACGGTCTtgccgacaccggcaccgccgaACAGACCGATCTTGCCACCCTTGGCGTACGGAGCCAGCAGGTCCACGACCTTGATGCCGGTCACCAGAATCTCCTGCTCGACGCTCATGTCGACAAACTCCGGGGCCTCGGCGTGAATGGCGGCCCTCAGGTTGGTGTCGATGGGACCGCGCTCATCGATCGGCTCGCCGATCACGTTGATGATACGACCGAGCGTCTCCGCCCCGACCGGAATACGGATCGGGGATCCGGTGTCTAGCACGCGCTGACCACGCACCAGACCCTCCGTACCGTCCATGGCAATCGTACGGACGGTGTTCTCACCCAGATGTTGCGCAACCTCCAGCACCAGACGGGCCTGGCGGCCCTGCACCTCCAGCGCGTTCAGGATCGGNNNNNNNNNNNNNNNNNNNNNNNNNNNNNNNNNNNNNNNNNNNNNNNNNNNNNNNNNNNNNNNNNNNNNNNNNNNNNNNNNNNNNNNNNNNNNNNNNNNNCCGATCCTGAACGCGCTGGAGGTGCAGGGCCGCCAGGCCCGTCTGGTGCTGGAGGTTGCGCAACATCTGGGCGAGAACACCGTCCGTACGATTGCCATGGACGGTACGGAGGGTCTGGTGCGCGGTCAGCGCGTGCTAGACACCGGATCCCCGATCCGTATTCCGGTCGGGGCGGAGACGCTCGGTCGTATCATCAACGTGATCGGCGAGCCGATCGATGAGCGCGGTCCCATCGACACCAACCTGAGGGCCGCCATTCACGCCGAGGCCCCGGAGTTTGTCGACATGAGCGTCGAGCAGGAGATTCTGGTGACCGGCATCAAGGTCGTGGACCTGCTGGCTCCGTACGCCAAGGGTGGCAAGATCGGTCTgtttggtggtgccggtgtcggCAAGACCGTACTGATCATGGAGCTGATCAACAACGTGGCCAAGGCTCACGGTGGTTACTCCGTGTTTGCCGGAGTCGGAGAGCGCACCCGCGAGGGTAACGATCTGTACAACGAGATGATTGAAGGCGGTGTCATCTCGCTGAAGGACAAGACGTCGAAGGTCGCCCTGGTGTACGGGCAGATGAACGAGCCGCCCggcgcccgtgcccgtgtcgCCCTGACCGGACTGACCGTGGCCGAGTACTTCCGTGACCAGGAGGGTCAGGATGTGCTGCTGTTCATCGACAACATCTTCCGCTTCACCCAGGCCGGTTCGGAGGTGTCCGCCTTGCTGGGTCGTATCCCGTCCGCTGTCGGTTACCAGCCGACCCTGGCCACGGACATGGGTAGCATGCAGGAGCgcatcacgacgacgaagaagggATCCATCACCTCGGTGCAGGCCATCTACGTGCCGGCTGACGATCTGAccgatccggctccggccactACCTTCGCCCATTTGGACGCTACCACTGTGCTGTCGCGTGCCATCGCCGAGCTGGGAATCTACCCGGCCGTGGATCCGCTCGACTCGACGTCCCGTATCATGGACCCGAACATCATCGGTGCCGAGCACTACAACATTGCCCGTGGCGTGCAGAAGATCCTCCAGGACTACAAGTCGCTGCAGGACATCATCGCCATCCTGGGTATGGACGAGTTGTCCGAGGAGGACAAGCTGACCGTGTCGCGCGCCCGCAAGATCCAGCGTTTCCTGTCGCAGCCCTTCCAGGTGGCCGAGGTGTTCACTGGCCACGCCGGCAAGCTGGTGCCGCTGGAGGAAACCATCAAGGGATTCACCAAGATCCTGAACGGCGAGCTCGACCATCTGCCCGAGGTTGCCTTCTACATGGTCGGCCCCATCGAGGAGGTCGTCGAGAAGGCTGAGCGTCTCGCCAAGGAAGCTGCCTAAACAGTTGCTGCCATTTTCGAACCATACGAACGAATGCCGAGAGCGGCTGCCTGCTAGTTTCAGTAGAGAAGAGATCGCGTTTTGACCAGCTACGAAGAACAGTGTAACAGTAACAGAAAcgaaccaacaccaccagtcCCACGAGAAGATGCCACATTTAAGATGCCACCGTTGAAAATGGACCGTCGATAAAGACTACTACACGCGTATGCGCTGCGCAGCACGAGACTCGGCAATGCACTCCTCCCAAAACCGTCATCTATCGCAGCGGGTCTCGTGCGGTGCACCGCATTCGTCATAATCGGTCCGATCTATCTGCCCTTGATAACAGCTCCATACGGGTAAATGTTCCGCGAAGAACAGAAAACATAACGCATCAGAATAGCACCAGTGTACGGTGACTCGCACCTTCGATCCTTGCTTGAGCTACACCCGAGAGGGATGGTCCGAGGGATGTTTTTTGCTGATCACTGATTAAATAAATGTAACCGATAACAGAGTTTGTCGTTCGTCGAATACTTTGTGTCTTATTGGGACAGGCGACATCCAATTGATCCGAACGTTAGTTCTAAATGTAAACACTTATGCTCTTTTCCGTAACAAGACGTTTATTTTGGGAAGCAGTTAATCATATTTACGTGGTGCAgtttataaataatttaatgcGTATCATGTGTGGCTCCGGCCTTTCTTCGACCGCCCCTGAGTCGTCAGCCACGCGTCGGCAGGGCGCGGATCTCTTCGTAGTTGGTGAAATCGGGAATGGTTTGGTTCCGGGCGTAAGCGTCCCTGGTGATGGACTTCGAGAGCACCAGATCGGTCGCACCGTAGATCGATCCACCCAACCAGGCCGTAAAGTTAGGCTCGGCCGGAGCCTGGTGGAACTTGAACGTTTGCAGCGCTAGCCGATCCTTGTACAGGTCCGTCTGCAGCAGCGCTAGCAGTTCGGCTTTAAGCCGCGCGGCCAAACCCTGCACCATAGTGGAGCCACCGATTAGCAGCAGATTGTTCGCCAACGGAATGCGCATATCGCGCGGACACTTGAGGATCGCGTTCAGGATAATGTACGGTAGGCCGAGCCGATCGTTGTCCTCCGGGAACATCACCTCGTACGCAGTTTCCCGCAAGCGGCCGGAGATTTTAAAGATTTCCTCTCCCTGAACCGGATAATCGACGTCGGGGCAGGGTGTTATCGTTGCACCGTCCCGGTATTTGGCCGCCCGGTCGGCGCTGGTCACGAAACAGGTGCGCACCTTGATGTCTTCCAAGATCGTCTCCGTCAGCAGCTTCTCGTCGACACCGGCCTCCACGAGCTGTCGCCTGATTTCGGCATGCACGGCCTCCGCGGCCAGCGGTTGCGCTTCCCAGGCGAACAGTGCCTGCACCCCGCAAAACACCGGAATCACGACCGCTTCCCTGTATCCGATGTCCACCACCAGTGCCGTTTCGACGGCCAGCGCGGTCAGGACGACGAGGTGCGTCGGCACGAAAAACACCGACGATACGTCAAAGTGACAAAACAGGGCCCGAGCTAGGCTTTCCTTGATGATCGTCGGGGCCAACACGgagtccaccaccaccaccttgcGTTCCTTGGGGCTCACGAGGACGTGCTTGAAGAAAATGGTCTTCAGGAACTCCACCAGCGAGTCGTACAGCTCGGCCCCGTCGGCGTAATCGAACAGCCGTCGGTTCGGTGTCGTTTTGCCAGCATTTTTCGCCCGATGGtccagcaccaccgacgggaTGATGCTGCGCGGAAACGGCTCGCCGGCGAACCCCAATCTGTGGAAGCGTGTGGAGACCACGAGAAGAGTTAGCACTGGATCCGGCTTGCGGATTGCTGCACTCACTTGGCTAGGGCTGTCCCAATCTCCAGCACAATTGCAGGCTTTTCCTGCAGCACTGTCTCGAACAGAGGCATTTTCCGCGGGACTCTGGGGTCTGGGCGGGGTTTGTAAACTAGAAAAACCGTGGCAGAAAACCGTTCGTGGCCAATGTTATGTTGTCATCGCATATGTAAACAGCGTGCGAAATTCGTCACTCACTGTAGCTGTCAGTTGGCAATTATGGGCTGCGTACGTGAGGTGCATGAACGATTACCCGACGCAGCCATCAGCTATCAAAGGCTGCGTTCGTAGCGCGCTTgttcattttcaaatcaaccaaaaaccTAGTTCCGTTAGCCTTTTCCGTGCCGAATTTCGGATAATAAGTAAGCAAACGAGCCGAGGGTAACGTGCCATACAGATTGTCTAGTTTAGTTCTCTAATTTCGTGAGCGCTTCGACAGTCACCGATGCGCGCGATTACACAAACAAGCCATAAACTTTAAATCTTGCTGCCTCTCTGGCTGGAGAACTCTTTTTCGAtctctttcttcgttttcaGTGTGCTTTCGTGTGGCTCGTGTGTTTCTTGTCGGAAAATTCGGGGAAAAGCCGGGGCTTTCCGTTATGATTCGTTGCCTGTGTCGTCCATCGTTCTGTCGTGTTTACACACGGTTCTACCTCTCTAATCAGATTGCGAGTGTTGCGGAAATGGTTTCGATTTGCCCTGGAATGGACAGAGAAGGTCCCTTAACTCAGAAACATCGAAGtccgaaagaaagagaaaacattaataaataaaagatgGGTCGGTTGCACTGTATTTACAATTGGCGGCATGTTAGGAGCTGTCGGCGCTAATGCCAGCGGATATTGCTTCGTTATCGTTACACCGTAATTCGTACACGGGCGTTAAAAACTAGGAAAACTGGTACCCCACAGAAAGCCCCGTTTTCCGGGGCGTTCCGGGTGTCGGGGATCTATATACTGCTTTGGTTGCTTGTCTCCTTCTGTACTCTGACTCTGTATCGCCTCTAACGCAGTCTCGCACCGTAAATCGTTAAGTAAAACGTTATCTCCCAAATGGCGTTCCTCTCTCCGGCCGCAAGATcagtttgcaaaacaaatagGTATTGGCCGCCTCTAAAGTGGGCTTTGAggcccaacaaaaaaaatggtagaATGTCACATGCAATAATGGGTTGTGGTATGTACACACTAAACATAGATTAGTACCAAACACGCTGAGAAGTGTCCGCGAACGCCGATGCACCACGCAGCCGCGTGGTGCATACGCAAACGcggtgaataaataaataaataaaataaaatacactctccgcaca
Coding sequences within it:
- the LOC128278141 gene encoding ATP synthase subunit beta, mitochondrial, with the translated sequence MVELAVQDLGESLDGFLQRDQLAGVASEHLGHLEGLRQETLDLAGARHGQLVLLGQLVHTQDGDDVXPILNALEVQGRQARLVLEVAQHLGENTVRTIAMDGTEGLVRGQRVLDTGSPIRIPVGAETLGRIINVIGEPIDERGPIDTNLRAAIHAEAPEFVDMSVEQEILVTGIKVVDLLAPYAKGGKIGLFGGAGVGKTVLIMELINNVAKAHGGYSVFAGVGERTREGNDLYNEMIEGGVISLKDKTSKVALVYGQMNEPPGARARVALTGLTVAEYFRDQEGQDVLLFIDNIFRFTQAGSEVSALLGRIPSAVGYQPTLATDMGSMQERITTTKKGSITSVQAIYVPADDLTDPAPATTFAHLDATTVLSRAIAELGIYPAVDPLDSTSRIMDPNIIGAEHYNIARGVQKILQDYKSLQDIIAILGMDELSEEDKLTVSRARKIQRFLSQPFQVAEVFTGHAGKLVPLEETIKGFTKILNGELDHLPEVAFYMVGPIEEVVEKAERLAKEAA
- the LOC128267449 gene encoding actin-related protein 10, producing the protein MPLFETVLQEKPAIVLEIGTALAKLGFAGEPFPRSIIPSVVLDHRAKNAGKTTPNRRLFDYADGAELYDSLVEFLKTIFFKHVLVSPKERKVVVVDSVLAPTIIKESLARALFCHFDVSSVFFVPTHLVVLTALAVETALVVDIGYREAVVIPVFCGVQALFAWEAQPLAAEAVHAEIRRQLVEAGVDEKLLTETILEDIKVRTCFVTSADRAAKYRDGATITPCPDVDYPVQGEEIFKISGRLRETAYEVMFPEDNDRLGLPYIILNAILKCPRDMRIPLANNLLLIGGSTMVQGLAARLKAELLALLQTDLYKDRLALQTFKFHQAPAEPNFTAWLGGSIYGATDLVLSKSITRDAYARNQTIPDFTNYEEIRALPTRG